A window of the Helianthus annuus cultivar XRQ/B chromosome 4, HanXRQr2.0-SUNRISE, whole genome shotgun sequence genome harbors these coding sequences:
- the LOC110928734 gene encoding endochitinase EP3: MKTYGILLIAGVFLAGILNTAAQNCGCAPNLCCSQYGYCGTGVQYCGTGCRQGPCTTSPSPTNNADISSIVTDAFFNGIANQAGGGCAGRGFYTRAAFLEAHRSHSQFGRIGSADDSKREIAAFFAHVTHETGHFCYIEEINGRSQNYCDTGFPQYPCNPSKRYYGRGPLQLTWNYNYAQAGRAIGFDGLGNPDIVATNRVISFRTALWYWMNSVRPVIGQGFGATIRAINGPLECNGRNTATVDSRVRYYTQYCNQLGVAPGNNLRC, from the exons ATGAAAACATACGGAATCCTCCTCATTGCCGGAGTATTTTTGGCCGGAATCCTCAACACCGCTGCGCAGAACTGCGGTTGTGCTCCAAACTTGTGCTGCAGCCAGTACGGTTATTGCGGCACGGGGGTTCAATACTGTGGAACTGGCTGCCGACAAGGGCCATGTACCACGTCTCCCAGTCCCACAAATAATGCCGATATTTCTAGCATCGTAACGGATGCATTCTTCAACGGGATCGCGAATCAAGCAGGTGGAGGCTGTGCAGGAAGAGGATTTTATACACGCGCCGCCTTTCTTGAAGCCCACAGAAGCCATAGCCAATTCGGTAGGATTGGTTCGGCAGATGATTCAAAGAGGGAGATTGCCGCTTTCTTTGCACATGTTACGCATGAAACTGGAC ATTTTTGTTACATTGAAGAAATAAATGGCCGCTCACAAAATTACTGTGACACCGGATTTCCTCAATATCCATGTAACCCTAGCAAGCGTTACTACGGGAGAGGTCCACTCCAATTGACATGGAATTACAACTATGCTCAAGCTGGTAGAGCCATCGGGTTTGATGGGCTCGGTAACCCTGATATTGTGGCCACAAATCGCGTCATCTCTTTTCGAACCGCCTTATGGTATTGGATGAATAGTGTGCGCCCGGTCATAGGTCAAGGATTTGGAGCTACTATTCGAGCTATCAACGGACCACTGGAATGTAACGGTCGGAATACAGCCACTGTAGACTCTCGTGTCCGGTACTATACTCAATATTGTAACCAGCTTGGAGTTGCACCAGGCAATAACCTTCGATGTTAG